A single genomic interval of Cydia splendana chromosome 10, ilCydSple1.2, whole genome shotgun sequence harbors:
- the LOC134794582 gene encoding circadian clock-controlled protein daywake-like, with protein sequence MKLELIFCAICVIGSRAANLPSYITPCSRNLPIDKLTECVTTEARRIQPEFAKGIPEFGLEPIDPLPLDDIVANAGTFIITSKNLLLKGLKKMEIREVKFNFDKNTGSMKLFGNMTFVGDYETDGAIVLIPIKGNGKITVKCLDTNILIKYKLRKIKDGNGVEHLETYDLKQSEQYGRVVFHLTNLPGGETIGNTINQVMNDNWKDLIKQLGPPYTKAVATKVHEVINKLYSNVPFDQLFAL encoded by the exons catCATATATTACACCATGCTCAAGGAACCTGCCTATCGACAAGCTGACGGAATGTGTTACGACGGAGGCTCGAAGGATCCAACCTGAGTTCGCAAAAGGCATCCCGGAGTTTGGTCTAGAACCCATCGACCCTCTGCCGCTCGATGACATAGTGGCCAATGCGGGAACTTTCATCATAACAAGCAAAAACTTACTTTTGAAAGGATTAAAGAAAATGGAGATTCGTGAAGTCAA ATTCAACTTCGACAAAAACACTGGATCTATGAAGTTGTTTGGCAACATGACCTTCGTGGGAGACTACGAGACCGATGGTGCTATCGTCCTCATACCTATCAAAGGAAATGGGAAAATTACCGTCAAATGCT tGGATACCAACATCCTAATCAAGTACAAGCTCCGGAAAATCAAGGACGGCAACGGAGTAGAACACCTGGAGACGTACGATCTCAAACAGAGTGAGCAATACGGGCGTGTGGTGTTCCATCTTACCAACTTACCGGGTGGAGAAACTATCG GAAACACGATAAACCAGGTGATGAATGACAACTGGAAGGATTTGATCAAGCAGCTGGGCCCGCCGTACACCAAGGCAGTAGCCACGAAGGTCCACGAAGTTATTAACAAGCTTTATTCCAATGTTCCATTTGACCAACTCTTCgcgttataa